Proteins encoded in a region of the Roseateles sp. SL47 genome:
- a CDS encoding ATP-binding protein: MSAPAAPPSALQYRFGDFKLLPAERLLVRRGVAVPLTARAFRLLVELVSHGGRLLSKDELMQRIWPGVVVEDNNLAVQIAALRKALGPQSIVTIAGCGYRFALEVAQISADPVPVSSRPGQLPRRMPALVGRREELAAAVRLLTDVPLLTLCGEAGVGKTRLAQAAAFAAREGFVDGAWWIDLAALPAYAERHRGATPTRDEHSGAGAIVADIIGRTLGLHLPESGDRLAALASRLAVASLLLVLDNAEHVIDDVGRVAETLVRATPGVVILVTSQQPLRVDAERVMRLAALPVADAVALLAARARTGPQADADVDVATVWLGEEADLAERICRRLDCNPLAIQLAAARLHALGLEGLEARLPQRLSLLAPGEAVLATRRNALAAALAWSCELLSDRERVVLRRLSVFPASFSMEAASLSLADDLLPAARVIETVLALVDRSLIHVETATPRRLRLLETMRLYAHEQLEAAGETPAMRVRWCAGLRWLLDEAYEEYWRLPHAAWRARYEPELATLWTLLDAALAHCPEQAVALFGSSWPVWVLAPSLERARAVAQCLLPLAEEQPEAVVRARFWEAMARAHAVDHPAIAREAASQAAALYRALGDPRGEYLAQVELAFNWRVDGAGARDAMAAARALEDPRWPAVVLERGWSTEATLLTSAGDHDGARRVFEAVVEVCERDGHESGIVRALVNLADLARAAGHIDEAVAQGQALRQRLASLPPSALYANVQSNLIGALLEQGDGPSARGVADECGRRLGPLLFDACLWSSLDTLGRLFLVEGDLETAARLAGASDRALRMHGQEARQPNEARDRSMLDAGLVKTLGGPAFAALRAEGERMDETKALCLAFGVTGRRH, encoded by the coding sequence ATGTCCGCCCCCGCCGCGCCGCCCTCCGCCTTGCAATATCGCTTTGGCGACTTCAAGCTGCTGCCCGCCGAACGGCTGCTGGTGCGGCGCGGCGTGGCGGTGCCGCTGACGGCGCGTGCGTTCCGCCTGCTGGTGGAGCTGGTGTCCCACGGCGGCCGGCTGCTGTCCAAGGACGAGTTGATGCAACGCATCTGGCCTGGCGTTGTGGTGGAGGACAACAACCTCGCGGTCCAGATTGCCGCGTTGCGCAAGGCGCTGGGGCCGCAGTCCATCGTCACCATCGCCGGCTGCGGCTACCGGTTTGCGCTGGAGGTCGCGCAGATCTCCGCGGATCCGGTGCCTGTCAGCAGCCGACCGGGCCAATTGCCACGACGCATGCCTGCGCTGGTGGGGCGTCGCGAGGAGCTGGCGGCTGCGGTCCGTCTGCTGACGGATGTGCCGCTGCTCACCCTGTGCGGCGAAGCGGGCGTGGGCAAGACCCGCCTGGCCCAGGCTGCGGCGTTCGCCGCGCGTGAGGGCTTTGTGGACGGGGCCTGGTGGATCGATCTGGCGGCGCTGCCCGCCTACGCTGAACGCCACAGGGGGGCCACGCCAACCCGGGACGAGCACAGTGGCGCAGGCGCCATCGTGGCGGACATCATCGGCCGCACCTTGGGCCTTCACCTGCCGGAGTCGGGTGACCGCCTGGCTGCATTGGCCAGCCGCTTGGCCGTTGCTTCCCTGCTGCTGGTGCTGGACAACGCGGAACATGTCATCGACGACGTGGGCCGGGTGGCTGAAACCCTGGTGCGTGCCACCCCGGGTGTGGTCATCCTGGTCACCAGCCAGCAGCCGCTTCGAGTGGATGCGGAGCGGGTGATGCGGCTGGCGGCGCTGCCGGTGGCGGATGCGGTGGCCCTGTTGGCGGCCCGCGCTCGGACCGGCCCTCAGGCAGATGCGGATGTGGATGTCGCGACCGTCTGGCTTGGGGAAGAGGCGGACCTCGCGGAGCGCATCTGCCGTCGCTTGGACTGCAACCCCTTGGCGATTCAACTGGCCGCGGCACGGCTGCACGCGCTGGGGCTGGAGGGGCTCGAGGCACGGTTGCCACAGCGGCTGTCGCTGCTTGCGCCCGGGGAGGCCGTGCTGGCCACCCGCCGTAACGCCTTGGCGGCCGCCTTGGCCTGGTCCTGTGAACTGCTGTCGGATCGTGAGCGCGTGGTGCTGCGTCGGCTCAGCGTGTTCCCGGCCAGCTTTTCGATGGAGGCGGCCTCGCTGTCGCTGGCGGATGACCTGCTGCCGGCAGCCCGGGTGATCGAAACCGTGCTGGCACTGGTGGACCGGTCACTGATCCATGTGGAGACGGCAACGCCACGCCGTCTTCGCTTGCTGGAGACGATGCGGCTTTATGCCCATGAACAGCTGGAAGCGGCCGGTGAAACACCGGCCATGCGGGTGCGATGGTGCGCAGGCTTGCGATGGCTGTTGGATGAGGCCTATGAGGAGTATTGGCGCCTGCCCCACGCCGCCTGGCGTGCACGGTACGAGCCTGAACTCGCGACCTTGTGGACCCTGTTGGACGCGGCCCTGGCGCACTGTCCGGAGCAGGCGGTCGCGCTGTTCGGGTCCTCCTGGCCGGTATGGGTGCTGGCACCTTCGCTGGAGCGGGCGAGGGCGGTGGCGCAATGTCTGCTGCCGCTGGCGGAAGAACAACCGGAGGCGGTGGTGCGGGCGCGATTCTGGGAAGCCATGGCTCGCGCACATGCGGTGGACCACCCCGCCATCGCCCGCGAGGCTGCCAGCCAGGCGGCGGCGTTGTACCGGGCGCTGGGCGACCCGCGCGGCGAATATCTGGCGCAGGTGGAACTGGCGTTCAACTGGCGGGTGGATGGTGCAGGCGCGCGCGATGCGATGGCCGCGGCCCGGGCGCTGGAAGATCCGCGCTGGCCTGCGGTGGTGCTGGAACGGGGATGGTCCACCGAGGCGACCCTGCTTACCAGCGCCGGTGACCATGACGGGGCGCGGCGGGTGTTTGAGGCGGTGGTGGAGGTCTGTGAGCGGGATGGCCACGAGAGCGGCATTGTGCGTGCCCTGGTCAATCTGGCGGACCTCGCCCGCGCAGCGGGACACATCGATGAGGCGGTGGCGCAAGGCCAGGCATTGCGTCAGCGGTTGGCGTCGTTGCCGCCCTCGGCGCTGTATGCCAATGTGCAGAGCAATCTCATTGGCGCGCTGCTGGAGCAAGGGGACGGTCCGTCTGCTCGTGGGGTGGCTGACGAATGCGGCCGCCGCCTTGGACCCTTGCTGTTTGATGCGTGCCTATGGTCGTCGCTGGATACCTTGGGCCGCCTGTTCCTGGTCGAAGGCGATCTCGAAACGGCTGCACGACTGGCCGGCGCCTCGGATCGGGCGCTGCGCATGCACGGCCAGGAAGCCCGTCAGCCCAACGAGGCACGAGACCGGTCCATGCTGGACGCGGGTCTGGTCAAGACATTGGGCGGGCCTGCGTTCGCAGCCTTGCGTGCGGAGGGCGAGCGGATGGACGAGACGAAGGCGCTCTGCCTGGCCTTTGGAGTGACCGGGCGCCGCCACTGA
- a CDS encoding DUF4242 domain-containing protein, whose product MPTYVIERHIPGAGALSPADLQAVSEKSCAVLRDLGPTVQWQQSYVTDNKLYCVYIAPSETLIREHARLGGFPADSIARVHRVIDPTTAEAGG is encoded by the coding sequence ATGCCGACATACGTCATCGAACGTCACATCCCGGGCGCAGGCGCGCTCTCCCCGGCCGACCTGCAGGCGGTGTCAGAAAAGTCCTGCGCCGTGCTGCGGGACCTGGGCCCGACCGTACAGTGGCAACAGAGCTATGTGACGGACAACAAGCTCTATTGCGTGTACATCGCGCCCAGCGAGACGCTGATTCGAGAACACGCGCGCCTGGGGGGCTTTCCTGCGGACAGCATCGCCCGGGTCCACCGGGTCATTGACCCCACCACGGCGGAAGCTGGCGGCTGA